In Streptomyces alboniger, the following are encoded in one genomic region:
- a CDS encoding CRISPR-associated endoribonuclease Cas6, whose translation MAGGSGTVEFGSPVGEIIEALAKDFATIPLLDWGGVALNINAVTRLVPPAFASGRARFRTVNPIAVKSEVTRAPDGSRRGGTWVLPGETGFDVALSHSLHRKAETFDCGSASLEAITWIGPQRSFSVVGHGTTTSGPVRWGKKTGAAVEVDVSGAPAALQALWSCGIGGATSAGFGWVRS comes from the coding sequence GTGGCCGGGGGGAGCGGCACCGTCGAGTTCGGAAGCCCTGTAGGCGAGATTATCGAAGCGCTTGCCAAGGACTTCGCGACGATTCCCCTCCTGGACTGGGGCGGCGTGGCGCTGAACATCAACGCCGTGACACGCCTCGTTCCGCCGGCCTTCGCCTCCGGCCGGGCGCGGTTCCGCACCGTCAACCCCATCGCCGTCAAGAGCGAGGTGACGCGGGCACCCGACGGCAGCCGGAGAGGAGGGACGTGGGTCCTTCCGGGCGAGACGGGATTTGACGTCGCTCTGAGTCACAGCCTTCACCGAAAGGCGGAGACCTTCGACTGCGGCTCGGCGTCTCTAGAGGCCATTACCTGGATCGGGCCCCAGCGGTCCTTCTCGGTCGTCGGCCACGGCACGACTACCTCAGGCCCGGTGCGCTGGGGGAAGAAGACCGGCGCGGCTGTGGAGGTCGACGTGTCGGGGGCGCCTGCGGCGCTCCAGGCCCTGTGGTCCTGTGGCATCGGTGGAGCGACGTCGGCTGGTTTTGGCTGGGTGAGGTCCTGA
- the cas7i gene encoding type I-B CRISPR-associated protein Cas7/Cst2/DevR, with amino-acid sequence MSVYLTGKAVLDIQAGAPNNGRGTADQGNVTPVKQHRTGGKTYPYGSAQWWRRMLRDSFPDTDTPSPIIINGKDAKQQSYTSGRPDRHTDDDLFGYMAATKSAQHMRDTVLSTGTFVSVAPERPTRDFCTMSRGLPTGANPILHEHEFYTAALQGDLRLDLLRVGFFEQEGRVRKAALSDEAVKEALRAGCVEVTRRGNTGILLPIEERRRRVGLLLRTLASMHGGASGAAHYGDRTPALILLAPIQGGNQPFTRILAPVEGEIRFFPDTLREEIAAWADVLDGTVHLGWAPGFLGDQRESARAELDDLITAGRLIIDHPRVVLTNLAQAIETGHHDTWFQD; translated from the coding sequence ATGAGCGTGTACCTCACCGGCAAGGCCGTCCTCGACATCCAGGCCGGCGCCCCCAACAACGGGCGCGGCACCGCCGACCAGGGCAACGTCACCCCGGTCAAGCAACACCGCACCGGTGGCAAGACCTACCCCTACGGATCTGCGCAGTGGTGGCGCCGCATGCTCAGGGACAGCTTCCCCGACACCGATACGCCCTCACCCATCATCATCAACGGCAAGGACGCCAAGCAGCAGTCCTACACCTCCGGCCGCCCCGACCGGCACACCGACGACGACCTCTTCGGCTACATGGCCGCCACCAAGTCTGCCCAGCACATGCGGGACACCGTGTTGTCCACGGGCACCTTCGTCTCCGTCGCCCCGGAACGGCCCACCCGCGATTTCTGCACCATGAGCCGGGGCCTGCCAACCGGCGCCAACCCCATCCTGCACGAGCACGAGTTCTACACCGCAGCGCTCCAAGGGGACCTGCGCCTTGACCTGTTGCGGGTCGGCTTCTTCGAACAGGAAGGCAGGGTCCGCAAGGCGGCCCTCTCCGACGAGGCAGTCAAGGAAGCCCTCCGAGCCGGTTGTGTCGAAGTCACCCGCCGAGGCAACACCGGCATCCTGCTGCCCATCGAGGAGCGCCGTCGACGCGTGGGCTTGCTGCTGCGCACGCTGGCCTCGATGCACGGCGGAGCCAGTGGTGCAGCGCACTACGGCGACCGGACACCAGCCCTGATCCTCCTGGCTCCGATCCAGGGAGGGAACCAGCCGTTCACCCGGATCCTGGCACCGGTCGAGGGAGAGATCCGATTCTTCCCGGACACCCTCCGTGAGGAAATTGCAGCCTGGGCCGATGTCCTCGACGGGACGGTGCACCTGGGCTGGGCCCCGGGCTTCCTCGGCGACCAGCGCGAGAGCGCTCGCGCCGAACTGGACGATCTGATCACAGCCGGCCGTCTGATCATCGACCACCCCCGCGTCGTCCTGACGAACCTCGCCCAGGCCATCGAGACCGGCCATCACGACACCTGGTTCCAGGACTAA
- the cas5 gene encoding CRISPR-associated protein Cas5: MAPAEALEITVTAPIASFRNPLYQGMQVGLPCPPPSTVGGMLAATVGTWDKVPENTRFAMTFTAKGSGTDLESYHPASAKPAYRNATIKDRDFLTHITLTTWLTAELDMWEAAIRTPVWPLHLGRSQDLASARTRRVHLTEQRSGPQGHAVIPHTTPADPLTTDNGEQMRLPTSISFNRARTKWDIYRYASTGTDAAIDADYVTETGQALILLPPAHPVHAAAQG, translated from the coding sequence GTGGCACCTGCCGAAGCCCTCGAGATCACCGTCACCGCGCCCATCGCCAGCTTCCGCAACCCTCTTTACCAAGGCATGCAAGTCGGCCTTCCCTGTCCTCCCCCAAGCACCGTCGGCGGCATGCTCGCCGCCACCGTCGGCACCTGGGACAAAGTCCCCGAGAATACACGGTTCGCCATGACCTTCACGGCAAAAGGCTCCGGCACAGACCTGGAGAGCTACCACCCTGCCTCCGCCAAACCTGCCTACCGCAACGCCACCATCAAGGACCGCGATTTCCTCACCCACATCACCCTCACCACCTGGCTGACCGCCGAACTCGACATGTGGGAGGCCGCCATCCGGACCCCCGTCTGGCCACTGCACCTGGGACGCTCCCAGGACCTCGCCAGCGCACGCACCCGCCGCGTCCACCTCACCGAGCAACGCAGCGGACCCCAGGGCCACGCCGTCATCCCCCACACCACCCCTGCAGATCCACTCACCACCGACAACGGTGAACAGATGCGGCTCCCCACCTCCATCTCCTTCAATCGAGCCCGCACCAAGTGGGATATCTACCGCTACGCCAGCACCGGCACGGACGCCGCCATCGACGCCGACTACGTCACAGAAACCGGCCAGGCTCTGATCCTGCTCCCCCCAGCCCACCCCGTACACGCCGCGGCCCAAGGATGA
- a CDS encoding CRISPR-associated helicase/endonuclease Cas3 produces the protein MHDRHSLRAKSPRGQRATGELLTDHSLTTLHRANTVAARIGRLPIAHHRFALWLRAAALLHDTGKVAYGLQRQIGNTPEPAEIWGERHEVLSLGFLPTILAKLPREELLWIATGIVTHHRPLTGGEGRHRALLALYGRDSAEDFARKFGRIDANAVQDLTNWLHTTAVTAGLASPGPPPTLTAERLLKDTHTLFGELMDRWEWPLDSEEDADGLTAILLQGGVTMADRMASAHTPVHRDHPLTPAYRQRLEERLRTHGHGLRPQQTEAAHTTGHVFIRAWTGSGKTEAALLWALHNLHDMAAAGQGTPRVFYLLPYLAAINAMVRRLEEGELQATGQVGVSHSHAASYYLSRALNDDCASDAESLAAARKSLAQENATRLFRELIRVGTPYQPLRGALAGPAHSSALLDAANSLFILDELHAYDPRRLGMILAMMSFWEHLGGRIAIVSATLPDALQEAIQTALAQHVQLIQPPKDTVFPRRHRQLTRDNVLGSDAAITEMSGRIEAGEALLVVANNRPNARALYRKLGGIARRVHRERDAAIMLHSRYRRDHRAAIEDRIRARYRNGHPDRKGGVLVATQTVEVSLDVDFDTIHTACAPMDALCQRFGRVNRSGARPPADVIVHAPKYLPRHGEPGLFADGVYPKEPVALAWQILRQHSGEVIDEAMIGTWLNQIYSNIPGSWGNAWRDELNQSKDQFTHAFLTWSEPFRDRSTLKNDFDAMFDGKEAILAADRPEYEYRLTIDDGRRPGRLLAEDLLIPIAGNNRTTWDEQLEVDIIEAEYDEENGLGAIRN, from the coding sequence ATGCACGACCGCCACTCGCTCCGCGCCAAGAGCCCCCGCGGCCAACGCGCCACGGGCGAGCTGCTCACCGACCACTCCCTGACAACGCTCCACCGCGCCAACACGGTCGCCGCCCGCATCGGACGCCTACCCATCGCACATCACCGCTTCGCACTCTGGTTACGGGCCGCCGCCCTTCTGCACGACACCGGCAAGGTCGCCTACGGCCTTCAGCGGCAGATCGGCAACACGCCTGAACCTGCCGAAATCTGGGGCGAGCGGCACGAGGTCCTGTCCCTCGGCTTCCTTCCCACCATCCTCGCCAAGCTCCCACGTGAAGAGCTCCTGTGGATCGCCACCGGCATCGTCACTCACCACCGCCCGCTGACCGGCGGCGAAGGCCGTCACCGCGCGCTCCTCGCCCTCTACGGGCGTGACAGTGCAGAGGACTTCGCGCGAAAGTTCGGCCGCATCGACGCCAACGCCGTTCAGGACCTCACCAATTGGCTGCACACCACCGCCGTCACGGCCGGCCTGGCCTCACCTGGCCCGCCGCCCACGCTCACCGCCGAGAGGCTCCTGAAGGACACCCACACTCTCTTCGGTGAGCTCATGGACCGCTGGGAATGGCCACTGGACTCCGAAGAGGACGCCGACGGGCTGACCGCCATACTCCTGCAAGGCGGCGTCACGATGGCCGACCGCATGGCCTCCGCCCACACGCCCGTGCACCGGGATCACCCGCTCACCCCCGCATACCGGCAACGCCTCGAAGAACGTCTTCGAACCCACGGCCACGGCCTGCGCCCGCAACAAACTGAGGCCGCGCACACCACCGGTCACGTCTTCATCCGCGCATGGACCGGCTCCGGCAAGACCGAAGCCGCACTTCTGTGGGCGCTGCACAACCTTCACGACATGGCTGCCGCAGGCCAGGGCACCCCCCGCGTCTTCTACCTGCTGCCCTACCTTGCAGCGATCAACGCGATGGTCCGCCGTCTCGAAGAAGGAGAACTACAAGCCACAGGCCAAGTGGGCGTCTCCCACTCCCACGCCGCCTCCTACTACCTCAGCCGCGCCCTGAACGATGACTGCGCCAGCGACGCCGAGTCCCTCGCCGCCGCACGCAAATCCCTCGCCCAAGAGAACGCCACCCGCCTCTTTCGCGAGCTGATCCGGGTCGGAACCCCCTACCAGCCCCTGCGCGGCGCTCTGGCCGGCCCCGCCCACTCCAGCGCCCTCCTGGACGCCGCGAACTCCCTGTTCATCCTCGACGAACTGCACGCCTACGACCCGCGACGCCTCGGCATGATCCTCGCCATGATGAGCTTCTGGGAACACCTCGGAGGACGCATCGCCATCGTCTCCGCCACCCTGCCCGACGCACTCCAGGAGGCCATCCAAACCGCTCTGGCCCAGCACGTACAGCTCATCCAGCCGCCGAAGGACACCGTCTTCCCCCGCCGGCACCGCCAGCTCACACGCGACAACGTCCTTGGTTCGGATGCAGCCATCACCGAGATGTCCGGCCGCATCGAGGCAGGAGAAGCACTCCTCGTCGTCGCCAACAACCGGCCCAACGCCCGTGCCCTCTACCGCAAGCTCGGAGGTATCGCCCGGCGCGTCCACCGCGAACGGGACGCGGCGATCATGCTGCACTCCCGCTACCGCCGCGACCACCGCGCGGCCATCGAAGACCGCATCCGCGCCCGCTACCGCAACGGCCACCCGGACCGGAAGGGCGGCGTCCTCGTCGCCACCCAAACCGTCGAGGTGTCACTCGACGTCGACTTCGACACCATCCACACCGCATGCGCCCCCATGGATGCCCTGTGCCAACGCTTCGGCCGCGTCAACCGCAGCGGCGCCAGACCACCGGCAGACGTCATCGTCCACGCCCCCAAGTACCTGCCCCGCCACGGCGAACCTGGCCTCTTCGCTGACGGGGTCTATCCCAAGGAACCGGTCGCCCTCGCCTGGCAGATACTTCGGCAGCACAGCGGAGAGGTCATCGATGAAGCCATGATCGGCACGTGGCTCAACCAGATCTACTCCAACATCCCAGGAAGCTGGGGCAACGCCTGGCGAGATGAACTCAACCAATCGAAGGACCAATTCACCCACGCATTCCTGACCTGGAGCGAGCCCTTCCGGGACCGCTCCACACTCAAGAACGACTTCGACGCAATGTTCGACGGAAAGGAGGCCATCCTCGCCGCCGACCGCCCCGAATACGAATACCGCCTCACCATCGACGACGGACGACGACCAGGACGCCTCCTGGCGGAGGACCTCCTCATCCCCATCGCAGGCAACAACCGCACAACATGGGATGAACAACTCGAAGTTGACATCATCGAAGCCGAATACGACGAAGAGAATGGCCTCGGCGCAATTCGCAACTGA
- a CDS encoding IS630 family transposase (programmed frameshift), producing the protein MRYSQGGGLTAERQRFRERIRFEAGERFARGEKNAVIVKDVRVSERSVERWRRVWQVGGMGALASSGPAKVPKLSDERFVELERELARGPAVHGWEDQRWTLARIRALIWWKFELDCSPAAVWRLLHRHGWSWQSPARRALERDEDAVGLWKKEVAAGGMTAAALGAYVVFEDEAGFSMTPSIARTWGRRGHTPVVRVRGRSWRRFSIAALCCYKPGEISRLIYRPYRHRKHPGLARKSFAWSDYRDLVVRAHLQLGAPIVLIWDNRNTHRAAGMRQYAAEHDWLTIVQLPSYAPDLNPVEGVWSLLRRGPLANTAFADHEHLERVLRHGLRHIQRHPELIDGCVSGTGFSLTHHLTTLR; encoded by the exons ATGCGGTATTCGCAGGGTGGCGGGCTGACCGCCGAGCGGCAGCGGTTTCGTGAGCGGATCCGGTTCGAGGCCGGTGAGCGGTTCGCGCGGGGCGAGAAGAACGCGGTGATCGTGAAGGATGTGCGGGTCAGTGAGCGGTCGGTGGAGCGCTGGAGGCGCGTCTGGCAGGTGGGCGGTATGGGTGCGCTGGCGTCGTCGGGGCCGGCGAAGGTGCCGAAGCTGTCCGATGAGCGGTTCGTCGAGCTGGAGCGGGAGTTGGCGCGGGGTCCGGCGGTGCACGGCTGGGAGGACCAGCGCTGGACGTTGGCGCGGATCCGGGCGTTGATCTGGTGGAAGTTCGAGCTGGATTGTTCGCCGGCGGCTGTGTGGCGGTTGTTGCACCGTCATGGCTGGTCCTGGCAGTCGCCCGCCCGCAGGGCGCTGGAGCGCGATGAGGACGCGGTGGGGTTGTGGAAGAAGGAG GTGGCCGCAGGTGGAATGACTGCGGCGGCGCTCGGGGCTTACGTGGTGTTCGAGGACGAGGCCGGGTTCTCGATGACGCCCTCCATCGCCCGCACCTGGGGCCGGCGGGGGCACACGCCGGTGGTGCGGGTGCGGGGACGCTCCTGGCGCCGCTTCTCGATCGCCGCCCTGTGCTGCTATAAACCCGGCGAGATCTCACGGCTGATCTACCGCCCGTATCGTCACCGCAAGCATCCCGGTTTAGCACGCAAGAGCTTCGCCTGGAGCGACTACCGCGACCTGGTCGTGCGTGCCCACCTGCAGCTCGGCGCCCCGATCGTCTTGATCTGGGACAATCGCAACACCCACCGGGCCGCCGGAATGCGTCAGTACGCCGCGGAACACGACTGGCTCACCATCGTGCAGCTTCCCTCCTATGCACCGGATCTGAACCCGGTGGAAGGGGTGTGGTCACTGCTGCGACGCGGCCCGTTGGCCAACACCGCCTTCGCCGATCACGAACACCTCGAACGCGTCTTACGCCACGGCCTGCGGCACATCCAGCGTCATCCCGAACTCATCGACGGCTGCGTCTCCGGCACCGGATTCAGCCTCACCCACCACCTGACAACACTCCGATGA
- a CDS encoding pentapeptide repeat-containing protein, protein MICSSLLLVAFVTVVAPRYLLGWDAPDTPVSGQAKAINDIRTTLLQGLAGVALLVGAFFSWRQLQVSNQGQITQRFAAAVEQLGSVSPEVRLGAIFALERIADDSPYDRVTIAEVLCAFVQRSWPADPSSARPVARDPAHKHELALTHRAADSLSVRCTDRQAAMTVLGRRALVPNRHVLGLARTDLRGARLAFADLEKADLHYSDLSDVNLESADLRGADLTGIWLAGSFLRGARLHRADLRSAILWHVRLEEADLRATDLSGADLTGAVLNGTCLDQADLRGADLTGTEASRASLAGAVADASTVWPGGFDAAAAGVVTADGSAPPPRPQTWYDLPR, encoded by the coding sequence GTGATCTGCAGCAGCCTTCTACTGGTCGCCTTCGTGACAGTGGTGGCCCCCAGATACTTGCTGGGCTGGGACGCTCCAGACACGCCTGTCTCGGGTCAGGCCAAGGCTATTAACGACATCCGTACCACGTTGCTGCAGGGCCTGGCCGGAGTCGCTTTGCTGGTCGGTGCCTTCTTCAGCTGGCGACAATTACAGGTCAGTAACCAAGGCCAGATCACCCAGCGTTTCGCAGCTGCTGTGGAGCAACTGGGCAGCGTGAGCCCGGAAGTTCGACTTGGAGCGATCTTCGCACTGGAACGCATCGCCGACGACTCCCCCTATGACCGCGTGACAATCGCGGAGGTGCTCTGCGCATTTGTCCAGCGCAGCTGGCCTGCCGATCCATCCTCAGCACGGCCGGTGGCACGGGATCCGGCTCACAAGCACGAACTTGCCCTTACGCACCGTGCAGCGGATTCCTTGTCCGTACGCTGCACCGACCGTCAGGCGGCCATGACAGTCCTCGGCCGTCGAGCTCTGGTGCCGAATCGGCACGTGTTGGGACTGGCCCGGACCGACCTGCGGGGCGCGAGGCTGGCTTTCGCGGATCTCGAAAAAGCCGACCTTCATTACAGCGACCTCTCGGATGTGAATCTCGAAAGCGCAGATCTAAGAGGCGCAGATCTAACTGGCATCTGGCTGGCAGGGTCGTTCCTTCGCGGTGCACGACTGCACCGGGCCGACCTGCGGTCTGCGATCTTGTGGCATGTACGGCTGGAGGAGGCTGACCTGCGGGCGACAGACTTGAGCGGTGCCGATTTGACCGGGGCTGTCCTCAACGGCACCTGCCTGGACCAGGCCGACCTACGCGGTGCCGATCTAACCGGAACGGAAGCCTCACGCGCCAGCCTGGCAGGAGCGGTCGCCGATGCCAGTACGGTCTGGCCCGGCGGCTTTGACGCCGCAGCCGCCGGAGTAGTTACCGCTGATGGAAGTGCACCACCGCCCCGCCCGCAGACCTGGTACGACCTGCCGAGATGA
- a CDS encoding CHAT domain-containing protein codes for MRAVLAARGPEEWNDTLERFGAQLMADPLLRQRLAALIPKIHGLGREDEARTLQRWCDEMTSHHVGVERFGQALQEAVDDADIDRVLVNHRSYVTPQLVDDTLTEIRRLLSDEAPIPLGIAVPGVRRLLGVSLRVAVFLQDEGLEARCRLESCRLAFALRQPETAAEELRAAAHLWRSVGNMFELGRCLSLVGDAMVRLDRKDEALTAFKEAVEVLREAGEGADALLGPTYQDIATLLSARGDMDQALEFFDMAIRHRLDAGQVERALPLLPLVLSNYAARGDTGRALPHAEILIDLLPSKIPSNEVIVSDLITLSRACPATKVSDALAEGAFLSADRSVGPRGDRAEPGELTMPSAGGIRYEEYIDREALAEAERWCAVADRAHALAPTAEGSAALDLLGAHLGVLTGNVDGAADQARAALRHFERLNLRAETASALSALAQAENMRGRPEAAVAACDRALRHTGPDSQLGRRPTWLITRAESQLLLGKPEQALESLREAIRLCEGETSREQQVDCGSAHHMLGMSYAYLGDVQAALINHHQAGAYCQLLGHRRGEAATLHALGVLLGRLGQGRFGKPRVEDLVALQQTFVSMDPAFASTPIDGWISITATRLLQRAERTYQEINDELGRTKVMTDLANFLPSDENPRRITILTEVLTRKKAIGDKLGTAVVLANLGSLHHALGRQDEAAQAFEDSLRVSHAAEFFESAADTSYKLGLLRQEQNHPAVAEACYSESVRMIEAARFDVPLTDRYRVNFVRDKARPYGRLIDVLVSRESYDEAFELAQRAKSRALLEMAGTTTLQPVAPRTGRFAELLSEEEDCLSRLRADRYRGSPLAPGPSRATTTTTTSVRNRLDAVYAEMTAFDPDYVSLRRGTPSTVAELRTWLAAQRRPVLLVDYFLSDERLTLFLLRAEWDSVRVATPPMTPEQLREGCRDFQRQVVDDHNAGSASWTRLSTSLTAPLAPHLRSGDLVYLAPHGILHGLPLHALPCGSTQALAAAHPVAYTPTAGLLPLVQNPAKGTGKLESCAAFGVVFEQEAREVAGLFDAEAIVSDVLRVDDIPQLCRGKDICHFSCHGYFNSVDPLSSGLLLADEGPRCAYGPAATVMTARHIMDMELRAELVCLSACQSALSEVSTGDELVGLIRAVLYAGASSIVASLWSVDAETTREMMTVFYRRLRDHYRHTGTIDKASALQQAQQEMICQAGARSSFQWAPFVLIGDWR; via the coding sequence GTGCGGGCCGTCCTGGCGGCCCGCGGCCCCGAAGAGTGGAACGACACGCTGGAGCGGTTCGGGGCACAGCTGATGGCGGACCCGCTCCTGAGGCAGCGGCTTGCTGCGCTGATACCCAAGATCCACGGTTTGGGCCGTGAGGACGAAGCGCGCACCCTGCAGCGGTGGTGCGACGAGATGACGTCCCACCACGTCGGGGTGGAACGGTTCGGGCAGGCTCTTCAGGAGGCGGTGGACGACGCGGACATCGACCGAGTCCTGGTAAACCACCGCTCATACGTGACCCCGCAGCTCGTGGACGACACCCTCACCGAGATCCGCCGCCTGCTGTCCGACGAGGCCCCCATCCCCCTTGGCATCGCCGTTCCGGGAGTCCGGCGCCTCCTAGGTGTGAGCCTTCGTGTCGCCGTGTTCCTTCAGGACGAGGGGCTCGAAGCCCGGTGCCGGCTGGAGAGTTGTCGTCTCGCCTTCGCTCTGCGGCAGCCGGAAACGGCTGCGGAGGAACTGCGCGCCGCGGCCCACCTGTGGCGGTCGGTCGGCAACATGTTCGAGCTGGGCCGCTGTCTCAGTCTTGTCGGAGACGCCATGGTGCGTCTGGACCGCAAAGACGAGGCGCTCACCGCCTTCAAGGAAGCCGTCGAGGTGCTCCGTGAAGCAGGTGAGGGCGCCGACGCGCTGCTCGGTCCCACCTACCAGGACATTGCGACCCTCCTCAGCGCCAGGGGAGACATGGATCAGGCGCTGGAGTTCTTCGACATGGCGATCCGGCACCGCCTCGACGCCGGCCAGGTCGAGCGTGCGCTTCCCCTGCTCCCGCTCGTGTTAAGCAACTACGCGGCCCGCGGAGACACCGGCAGAGCCCTGCCGCACGCGGAGATCCTGATCGATCTCCTGCCGTCGAAGATACCGAGCAACGAAGTAATCGTCTCCGACCTCATCACGCTCTCCCGCGCCTGCCCGGCCACAAAAGTCAGCGACGCACTGGCCGAGGGGGCATTCCTGAGCGCGGACCGGAGCGTCGGTCCGCGGGGTGACAGGGCAGAGCCGGGAGAGCTCACGATGCCGTCAGCGGGCGGGATCCGGTACGAGGAGTACATCGACCGGGAGGCGCTGGCCGAGGCTGAACGCTGGTGCGCCGTCGCGGACCGTGCACACGCACTCGCGCCAACGGCGGAGGGTTCCGCTGCCCTCGACCTGCTGGGAGCTCATCTCGGTGTACTGACGGGCAACGTCGATGGAGCCGCCGACCAAGCCCGTGCTGCGCTGCGCCACTTCGAACGGCTGAACCTGCGGGCGGAGACCGCCTCCGCGCTGTCCGCGCTCGCCCAGGCCGAGAACATGCGGGGACGCCCCGAGGCGGCTGTCGCGGCGTGTGACCGCGCCTTGCGCCACACAGGCCCTGACTCCCAGCTGGGCCGGCGACCCACCTGGCTCATCACGCGCGCCGAGTCTCAACTGCTGCTCGGCAAGCCCGAGCAGGCCCTGGAGTCGCTGCGCGAGGCGATTCGGCTCTGCGAGGGTGAGACGAGCCGAGAGCAGCAGGTCGACTGCGGGTCGGCCCACCACATGCTAGGCATGTCGTACGCGTACCTCGGCGACGTTCAAGCAGCACTCATCAACCACCACCAGGCCGGGGCGTACTGCCAGCTGCTGGGACACCGGCGCGGTGAGGCCGCGACGCTGCACGCCTTGGGCGTTCTCCTCGGCCGCCTCGGACAAGGCCGGTTCGGTAAGCCCCGTGTGGAAGACCTGGTCGCGCTCCAGCAGACGTTCGTCTCCATGGACCCCGCGTTCGCCTCCACACCGATCGACGGCTGGATCTCCATCACGGCAACCCGCCTTCTCCAGCGCGCCGAGAGGACGTATCAGGAGATCAACGACGAGCTGGGCCGGACAAAGGTCATGACGGACCTCGCCAACTTCCTGCCATCCGATGAGAACCCCCGCCGGATCACCATCCTCACCGAGGTGCTGACCCGCAAAAAGGCGATCGGCGACAAGCTCGGTACGGCAGTGGTACTCGCCAATCTGGGGTCGTTGCACCACGCTCTGGGCCGGCAGGACGAAGCCGCGCAGGCTTTCGAGGACAGCCTGCGCGTCTCACACGCGGCCGAGTTCTTCGAGTCCGCAGCCGATACGTCGTACAAGCTAGGGCTGTTGCGGCAGGAACAGAACCACCCCGCCGTCGCGGAAGCCTGCTATTCCGAATCGGTGCGCATGATCGAAGCAGCACGGTTCGACGTGCCGCTCACCGATCGGTACCGGGTCAACTTCGTCCGCGACAAGGCCCGGCCCTACGGCAGACTGATCGATGTCCTGGTCTCCAGGGAGTCCTACGACGAGGCGTTCGAGCTCGCTCAGCGAGCCAAGTCACGTGCCCTGCTGGAGATGGCGGGAACGACGACGCTGCAACCGGTGGCTCCTCGCACCGGCAGATTCGCTGAACTCCTCAGCGAGGAAGAGGACTGTCTGTCGCGCCTGCGGGCCGACCGGTACCGCGGTTCACCCCTCGCTCCAGGCCCCTCCCGGGCCACGACGACCACGACGACCTCGGTACGCAACCGGCTCGATGCCGTGTACGCGGAAATGACGGCATTCGACCCAGACTACGTGTCGCTGCGTCGCGGAACGCCGTCGACAGTGGCGGAATTGCGTACGTGGCTGGCCGCCCAGCGCCGGCCCGTCCTGCTCGTCGACTATTTTCTCAGCGATGAACGGCTGACTCTCTTCCTTCTACGAGCCGAATGGGACAGCGTCCGCGTCGCGACCCCTCCCATGACGCCCGAGCAATTGCGTGAGGGCTGCCGTGACTTCCAGCGCCAGGTCGTGGACGACCACAACGCGGGAAGTGCGAGCTGGACCAGACTGTCCACCTCACTCACGGCGCCGCTCGCCCCCCATCTCCGCTCCGGCGACCTCGTCTACCTGGCACCCCACGGGATCCTGCACGGTCTACCGCTGCATGCCCTGCCCTGCGGCTCCACCCAAGCTCTTGCCGCTGCCCACCCTGTCGCTTACACCCCGACCGCCGGTCTGCTCCCACTCGTCCAGAATCCGGCCAAAGGGACGGGAAAACTGGAATCCTGTGCCGCCTTCGGCGTCGTCTTCGAACAGGAGGCGCGCGAAGTAGCGGGCCTGTTCGACGCGGAGGCGATCGTGTCCGACGTACTGCGGGTGGATGACATTCCCCAGCTGTGCAGGGGAAAGGACATCTGCCACTTCTCCTGCCATGGCTACTTCAACAGCGTCGACCCGCTCTCCTCCGGTCTGCTGCTCGCCGACGAGGGCCCCAGATGCGCATACGGACCTGCCGCAACCGTCATGACCGCCCGCCACATCATGGATATGGAGCTGCGGGCGGAGCTGGTGTGTCTGAGTGCCTGCCAGAGCGCACTGAGCGAGGTGAGCACGGGCGACGAGCTGGTGGGGCTGATCCGTGCCGTCCTCTACGCAGGGGCCTCGTCGATCGTCGCCAGCCTCTGGTCCGTCGACGCGGAGACCACCCGGGAAATGATGACGGTCTTCTACCGGCGTCTACGGGACCACTACCGTCACACCGGCACGATCGACAAAGCGAGCGCCCTCCAACAGGCGCAGCAGGAAATGATCTGTCAGGCGGGTGCGCGGTCGTCGTTCCAATGGGCACCGTTCGTACTCATCGGAGACTGGCGATAG